One genomic region from Ornithinicoccus hortensis encodes:
- the aztD gene encoding zinc metallochaperone AztD, with the protein MTKRSVLLPLPVAALALLLASCGGQVEGDAAVEATAGSGTTAEDNDEDHAHDDDHDHEESHDHEEGHDHGAGHSDDARSTAESAGASPRLGVTFDGGVLVLDAMTLEVLGDFPADGFLRLNPAGDGRHFLVTEGDAFRVLDAGAWSEPHGDHDHSYTTEPLLTDQSFAGDHPGHVVHHGGRTVLFHDGTGQIDVFDPADLSSTALPHLAEFATPEAHHGVAVVLSDDSLLHTVGNEDSRSGAVVLDASGDEVAASHECPGVHGETVAADEVVVLGCEDGVLLYGDGEFHKVSAPDAYGRSGNLAGSEESPVVLGDYKTDPDADLERPTSVALIDTRSQELTVVDLPASYSFRSLGRGPGGAALVLGTDGTLRSLDPETGEVTAETAVVSEWEEPEDWQAPRPTLRVQGNFGYVTEPATSTLHVVDLTTAEVIDSTTLPVVPNELSSVTG; encoded by the coding sequence ATGACTAAGAGATCCGTACTCCTGCCCCTGCCCGTCGCCGCCCTCGCGCTCCTGCTCGCCTCCTGCGGAGGTCAGGTGGAAGGGGACGCCGCCGTCGAGGCCACGGCGGGGAGCGGCACGACGGCGGAGGACAACGACGAGGACCACGCCCACGACGATGATCACGACCACGAGGAGAGCCACGACCACGAGGAGGGCCACGACCACGGCGCCGGCCACTCCGACGATGCCCGCAGCACCGCGGAGTCGGCCGGGGCCAGCCCGCGGCTGGGCGTGACCTTCGACGGGGGCGTGCTCGTGCTGGACGCGATGACGCTGGAGGTGCTGGGCGACTTCCCCGCCGACGGATTCCTCCGGCTCAACCCGGCCGGTGACGGGCGGCACTTCCTGGTCACCGAGGGCGACGCCTTCCGGGTGCTGGACGCCGGGGCCTGGAGCGAGCCGCACGGCGACCACGACCACTCCTACACCACCGAGCCGCTCCTGACCGACCAGTCCTTCGCGGGCGACCACCCGGGCCACGTCGTCCACCACGGCGGACGGACGGTGCTGTTCCACGACGGCACCGGGCAGATCGACGTCTTCGATCCCGCCGACCTGAGCAGCACGGCCCTACCGCACCTGGCCGAGTTCGCGACCCCCGAGGCGCACCACGGGGTCGCGGTGGTGCTCTCCGACGACAGCCTGCTGCACACCGTGGGCAACGAGGACTCCCGCAGCGGAGCGGTCGTGCTCGACGCCTCGGGGGACGAGGTGGCTGCCAGCCACGAATGCCCGGGCGTGCACGGTGAGACGGTCGCCGCCGACGAGGTCGTCGTGCTGGGCTGTGAGGACGGCGTCCTGCTGTACGGCGACGGCGAGTTCCACAAGGTGAGCGCCCCCGATGCCTACGGGCGCAGCGGCAACCTGGCCGGCTCCGAGGAGTCGCCGGTCGTGCTGGGCGACTACAAGACCGACCCCGACGCCGACCTGGAACGCCCCACGAGCGTGGCGCTGATCGACACCCGGAGCCAGGAACTGACCGTGGTCGACCTGCCGGCCAGCTACTCCTTCCGCTCACTGGGCCGCGGACCGGGCGGTGCGGCCCTCGTGCTCGGCACGGACGGCACGCTGCGGTCGCTGGACCCCGAGACGGGAGAGGTCACCGCCGAGACCGCGGTGGTGTCGGAGTGGGAGGAGCCGGAGGACTGGCAGGCACCCCGGCCGACGCTACGCGTGCAGGGCAACTTCGGCTACGTCACCGAGCCGGCGACCAGCACGCTGCACGTGGTCGACCTCACCACGGCGGAGGTGATCGACAGCACCACCCTGCCGGTGGTGCCCAACGAGCTGAGCTCGGTCACCGGCTGA
- a CDS encoding bile acid:sodium symporter family protein: MSTREETSGRPGPTAAEDRSAYRAVTIFPLLVLLAGVLGYVAADPISTQADLITPLLGVIMFGMGLTLTLPDFRLVLTRPLPVLLGVFAQYAVMPLVGWGVAKALGLSDELAVGVILVGCVPGGTASNVVAYLARADTALSVAMTSVSTLLAPVMTPLLTLWLVGERLPVDGRGMAETIVQIVLIPVILGLAVRMFQPALVRRVLPAMPWFSVLVICIVVAIVVSLSADRLVEAGLIVTLAVVLHNALGILLGYGFGRITGQTELSARTMAIEVGMQNSGLASGLAATFFTPVAALPGAVFSVWHNLSGALIAGWFRRHPTGR; encoded by the coding sequence ATGAGCACGCGTGAGGAGACCTCCGGACGTCCCGGCCCCACGGCGGCGGAGGACCGCAGCGCCTACCGCGCCGTCACGATCTTTCCCCTGCTGGTGCTGCTGGCGGGGGTGCTGGGATACGTCGCGGCCGACCCGATCTCGACCCAGGCCGACCTGATCACCCCGTTGCTCGGGGTGATCATGTTCGGGATGGGGCTGACCCTGACCCTGCCGGACTTCCGGCTGGTCCTCACCCGGCCGCTGCCGGTGCTCCTCGGCGTCTTCGCGCAGTATGCCGTGATGCCGCTGGTCGGGTGGGGCGTGGCCAAGGCGCTCGGCCTGTCGGACGAGCTCGCCGTGGGGGTCATCCTCGTGGGCTGCGTCCCCGGCGGCACGGCCAGCAACGTGGTCGCCTACCTGGCCCGGGCCGACACGGCGCTGTCGGTGGCGATGACCTCGGTCTCCACCCTGCTGGCGCCGGTGATGACCCCGCTGCTGACGCTGTGGTTGGTGGGGGAGCGCCTGCCCGTCGACGGGCGGGGGATGGCCGAGACGATCGTGCAGATCGTGCTGATCCCGGTGATCCTGGGGCTGGCCGTGCGGATGTTCCAGCCCGCGCTGGTGCGCCGCGTGCTGCCGGCCATGCCGTGGTTCTCGGTGCTGGTCATCTGCATCGTGGTGGCGATCGTGGTCTCCCTGTCCGCCGACCGGCTGGTCGAGGCCGGGCTGATCGTGACCCTGGCGGTCGTCCTGCACAACGCGCTGGGCATCCTGCTCGGCTACGGCTTCGGCCGGATCACCGGGCAGACCGAGCTCAGCGCACGCACCATGGCGATCGAGGTGGGGATGCAGAACTCCGGCCTGGCCTCGGGCCTGGCGGCCACCTTCTTCACACCCGTCGCGGCGCTGCCCGGCGCGGTGTTCTCCGTCTGGCACAACCTCTCCGGTGCCCTCATCGCCGGCTGGTTCCGGCGGCACCCGACCGGCCGGTGA
- a CDS encoding glycine betaine ABC transporter substrate-binding protein, producing the protein MKRNSIVRRSGAIAGALALVLTTAACGSDDAGDGDGDGGDAGNSDAGDDAGESGEAAGGGGGEGGEITLGIIPSWTDGLSTAYLWKNVLESEGYTVTVTDIPEAAPLFTGVAEGDIDIYPSAWPQVTHSAYMDEYGDQLEDLGAYYEGAVLTFAVPEYTDITSIAELPDNVDMFDGKIIGIEPGAGLTRVTKESVIPTYGLDDYTLVESSTTSMLTQLGDAIDNEEDIVVTLWRPFWANSAFPVRDLEDPEGALGEPETLNAIATKGFSEEFPEVAEMFANFKLDDEAYGSLEDTVVNQFESGQEEEAIEAWLEENPDFIDSLKG; encoded by the coding sequence ATGAAACGCAATTCGATCGTGCGGCGCAGCGGCGCCATTGCGGGGGCGCTGGCCCTCGTCCTGACGACAGCAGCCTGCGGATCCGACGACGCCGGTGACGGCGACGGCGATGGCGGCGACGCCGGCAACAGCGACGCAGGCGACGACGCCGGTGAGTCCGGCGAGGCCGCCGGTGGCGGCGGTGGCGAGGGCGGCGAGATCACCCTGGGGATCATCCCGTCCTGGACCGACGGTCTGAGCACGGCCTACCTGTGGAAGAACGTCCTCGAGTCCGAGGGCTACACCGTCACCGTCACCGACATCCCGGAGGCAGCCCCGCTGTTCACCGGTGTCGCCGAGGGCGACATCGACATCTACCCCTCCGCCTGGCCCCAGGTGACGCACTCGGCATACATGGACGAGTACGGCGACCAGCTGGAGGACCTCGGCGCCTACTACGAGGGCGCGGTGCTCACCTTCGCGGTGCCGGAGTACACCGACATCACCTCGATCGCCGAGCTGCCCGACAACGTGGACATGTTCGACGGCAAGATCATCGGGATCGAGCCGGGCGCCGGGCTGACCCGGGTGACCAAGGAGAGCGTCATCCCGACCTACGGGTTGGACGACTACACCCTGGTCGAGTCCTCGACGACCTCCATGCTGACCCAGCTCGGGGACGCGATCGACAACGAGGAGGACATCGTCGTCACGCTGTGGCGTCCGTTCTGGGCCAACAGCGCGTTCCCGGTGAGGGACCTGGAGGACCCCGAGGGTGCCCTCGGTGAGCCGGAGACGCTCAACGCGATCGCGACCAAGGGCTTCAGCGAGGAGTTCCCCGAGGTGGCGGAGATGTTCGCCAACTTCAAGCTCGACGACGAGGCCTACGGGTCCCTGGAGGACACCGTGGTCAACCAGTTCGAGTCGGGCCAGGAGGAAGAGGCCATCGAGGCCTGGCTGGAGGAGAACCCCGACTTCATCGACAGCCTGAAGGGCTGA
- a CDS encoding ABC transporter permease, with the protein MTRLPTVEFVDAGIPRIPLGAWIDTGFDWVKANFRDFFRAIADVIETSVETLADALTAPPALVVVVILALLAWLVKDWKLGIGSLIGLAAVVGMDQWDNAMLTLSLVLIATLIALVIGIPLGIAAARWRRVSALVRPVMDLMQTMPGFVWLVPVVTLFGIAVPAGMVATIIFALPPAVRLTELGIRQVDAEVVEAGHAFGGTPRQILRGIQLPLAMPTVMAGVNQVIMLALSMAVIAGLVGAPGLGAEVISAISTLNIGLGFEAGLSVVALAIYLDRLTASVGGGSLARLRRRRPIRADAAQQTEADLEEDPAGRPSAGVHT; encoded by the coding sequence ATGACCAGACTGCCCACCGTGGAGTTCGTCGACGCGGGGATCCCACGCATCCCGCTCGGCGCCTGGATCGACACCGGCTTCGACTGGGTCAAGGCCAACTTCCGGGACTTCTTCCGCGCCATCGCCGACGTGATCGAGACCTCGGTCGAGACGCTGGCCGACGCCCTGACGGCGCCCCCCGCGCTAGTGGTCGTCGTGATCCTGGCCCTGCTCGCCTGGCTGGTCAAGGACTGGAAGCTCGGGATCGGGTCGCTCATCGGGCTGGCGGCCGTCGTGGGCATGGACCAGTGGGACAACGCGATGCTTACGCTGTCGCTGGTGCTCATCGCCACCCTGATCGCGCTCGTGATCGGCATCCCGCTCGGGATCGCCGCGGCACGGTGGCGCCGGGTGAGCGCGCTGGTCCGGCCGGTCATGGACCTGATGCAGACGATGCCGGGCTTCGTCTGGCTGGTCCCCGTGGTCACCCTGTTCGGCATCGCGGTGCCCGCCGGCATGGTCGCCACCATCATCTTCGCGCTGCCGCCCGCCGTCCGGCTCACCGAGCTGGGGATCCGGCAGGTCGACGCCGAGGTCGTCGAGGCGGGCCACGCCTTCGGCGGCACCCCACGGCAGATCCTGCGCGGCATCCAGCTGCCGCTGGCCATGCCCACCGTGATGGCCGGCGTCAACCAGGTCATCATGCTGGCCCTGTCCATGGCGGTCATCGCCGGCCTGGTCGGTGCCCCCGGGCTGGGCGCCGAGGTCATCTCGGCCATCTCGACCCTCAATATCGGGCTCGGCTTCGAGGCCGGCCTGTCCGTGGTCGCGCTGGCCATCTACCTGGACCGGCTCACCGCCTCGGTGGGCGGTGGCAGCCTGGCCCGCCTGCGCCGGCGCCGACCCATCCGCGCGGACGCGGCCCAGCAGACCGAGGCCGACCTGGAGGAGGACCCGGCGGGCCGCCCCTCGGCAGGGGTACACACCTGA
- a CDS encoding quaternary amine ABC transporter ATP-binding protein: MPVIQADHVYKVFGKRPERAVQRLAEGASREELRKEGITAAVIDASFDVSEREIFVVMGLSGSGKSTLIRMVNGLQPPTSGSITVAGEDVGALDAKGLRALRRERVSMVFQHFALLPHRSVGENAAYGLALRGMNRSDREAKAEQALSMVGLGGWGGSLPGELSGGMRQRVGLARALAAGTDVMLMDEAFSALDPLIRREMQDQLVELQHKLGKTILFITHDLNEAMRLGDRIAMMRDGRIVQVGTAEQILNDPANDYVAQFVQDVDRTRVLTASSVMEAPVAVLGSEQGPRVAHRLMRENQLSSLMVVDRDYTLRGVVTEADVAAAVQTQGDDLAGVLQPAVTVAPDVAVADLFASSADSRTALAVVEGGRLLGVIPKVTLLSALGGAGHSDDAAHRPGDGIDQHASQGVAP; this comes from the coding sequence GTGCCAGTCATCCAGGCCGACCATGTCTACAAGGTCTTCGGCAAGCGCCCCGAGCGTGCCGTGCAGCGGCTCGCCGAGGGTGCCAGCCGGGAGGAGTTGCGCAAGGAAGGGATCACCGCCGCCGTCATCGACGCCTCCTTCGACGTCTCCGAGCGCGAGATCTTCGTGGTGATGGGGCTGTCGGGGTCGGGCAAGTCGACCCTGATCCGGATGGTCAACGGCCTGCAGCCGCCGACCTCCGGCAGCATCACGGTCGCCGGCGAGGACGTCGGGGCCCTGGACGCCAAGGGGCTCCGGGCGCTGCGCCGGGAGCGGGTCAGCATGGTCTTCCAGCACTTCGCCCTGCTGCCGCACCGCTCGGTGGGGGAGAACGCGGCCTACGGGCTGGCGCTGCGCGGCATGAACCGCTCCGACCGGGAGGCCAAGGCCGAGCAGGCCCTGTCCATGGTCGGACTCGGCGGATGGGGCGGCTCGCTGCCCGGGGAGCTGTCCGGCGGCATGCGCCAGCGCGTCGGCCTGGCCCGCGCGCTGGCGGCGGGCACCGACGTGATGCTGATGGACGAGGCGTTCAGCGCCCTGGACCCCCTCATCCGGCGGGAGATGCAGGACCAGCTCGTCGAGCTCCAGCACAAACTGGGCAAGACCATCCTGTTCATCACCCACGACCTCAACGAGGCGATGCGCCTCGGCGACCGGATCGCGATGATGCGCGACGGGCGGATCGTCCAGGTGGGCACCGCCGAGCAGATCCTGAACGACCCGGCCAATGACTACGTGGCCCAGTTCGTGCAGGACGTGGACCGGACCAGGGTGCTGACCGCCTCCTCGGTGATGGAGGCGCCCGTCGCCGTCCTCGGCTCCGAGCAGGGGCCCCGTGTGGCGCACCGCCTGATGCGGGAGAACCAGCTGTCCTCCCTGATGGTCGTCGACCGCGACTACACGCTGCGCGGGGTGGTGACCGAGGCCGATGTTGCCGCCGCAGTGCAGACCCAGGGCGACGACCTGGCCGGCGTGCTCCAACCGGCCGTCACGGTCGCCCCGGACGTGGCGGTCGCCGACCTCTTCGCCTCCTCCGCCGACAGCAGGACGGCCCTCGCCGTCGTCGAGGGCGGTCGCCTCCTGGGAGTCATCCCGAAGGTCACCCTGCTCAGCGCGCTGGGCGGTGCGGGGCACTCGGACGACGCAGCACACCGCCCGGGCGACGGGATCGACCAGCACGCGAGCCAAGGGGTTGCCCCATGA
- a CDS encoding LysR family transcriptional regulator translates to MIDPRLQVLRLVAAHGTVTAAAAALNYTPSAVSHQLRSLARDLDLVLLEPDGRGVRLTASARLLVERGEELLARWEEIRAELAESEPERVGSLRLCGFSTAAAALLPQVAARVRAAHPYCTVRIIEADPADCFDLLLAGRADVAVVVAIPALPPPSDPRFDQEALLEDPLDLLVPANHPLARRSSVSLSEAAQESWILDRPGRPLHGLAQAACAAAGFSPSVAHEAAEWDTGAALVDAGLGVSLVPRLARLPGGYDITRVPLRGDPTPARYIRTGVRRGSSRQPVIAAALEALREVAAGAARAPASGPAPVDTAKR, encoded by the coding sequence ATGATCGACCCCCGTCTCCAGGTGCTGCGCCTGGTCGCCGCGCACGGCACGGTCACGGCCGCCGCGGCGGCCCTCAACTACACCCCCTCCGCGGTGTCCCACCAGCTGCGCAGCCTGGCCCGTGACCTCGACCTGGTCCTGCTGGAGCCCGATGGTCGGGGTGTCCGGCTGACCGCCTCCGCCCGGCTGCTGGTCGAGCGCGGCGAGGAGCTGCTCGCGCGGTGGGAGGAGATCCGGGCCGAGCTCGCCGAGTCCGAGCCGGAGCGGGTCGGGTCGCTGCGGCTCTGCGGGTTCTCCACCGCCGCCGCGGCCCTGCTGCCCCAGGTGGCTGCCCGGGTCCGCGCCGCGCACCCCTACTGCACCGTGCGGATCATCGAGGCCGACCCCGCGGACTGTTTCGACCTGCTCCTGGCCGGACGCGCGGACGTCGCGGTCGTCGTCGCGATCCCGGCGCTGCCGCCGCCGTCGGACCCGCGCTTCGACCAGGAGGCGCTCCTGGAGGATCCCCTGGACCTCCTGGTGCCTGCCAACCACCCCCTCGCGCGGCGCAGCTCGGTGTCCCTGAGCGAGGCGGCGCAGGAGTCGTGGATCCTGGACCGGCCCGGCCGGCCGCTGCACGGCCTGGCCCAAGCCGCGTGTGCCGCGGCCGGGTTCTCCCCGTCCGTGGCCCACGAGGCCGCGGAGTGGGACACCGGTGCCGCCCTCGTGGATGCCGGCCTGGGGGTCTCGCTGGTGCCCCGCCTGGCCCGGCTGCCAGGTGGTTACGACATCACCCGGGTGCCCCTCCGGGGTGACCCGACCCCCGCCCGCTACATCCGCACCGGGGTCCGTCGCGGCAGCAGCCGGCAGCCCGTCATCGCGGCCGCGCTCGAGGCCCTGAGGGAGGTCGCCGCCGGTGCGGCACGGGCTCCGGCGAGCGGTCCCGCCCCCGTCGACACGGCGAAAAGGTAA
- a CDS encoding NADH:flavin oxidoreductase, with the protein MALLDPLLEPFRIKGVTLRNRIVSTSHEPAYSEDGLPTDRYRAYHVEKARGGIGLTMIGGSAVVAPDSPPAFGNLQLHRDEIVPWLARLVEEVHEHGAAVMTQVTHLGRRSSNFSGEWLPLVFPSPLREPAHRSFPKVAEEWDLDRIVRDYASAAERCVAAGLDGIELQHWGHLMDAFLSPATNHRTDDYGGSLEHRMAFPRRVIQAVRAAVGQDFVVGIRMSMDEDRPDGLGREEALAAVRHYVGDGIDYLNVVHGTIESDATLARGIPSMGTPSAPFLEFAGEVRRAVDVPVMHATRIADVATARHAVRAGLVDLVGMTRAHLADPHLVAKLTAHQEDRIRPCVGANYCLDAIYESGDAKCIHNPATGRELSVPHRIRPGRGPSRRAVVVGAGPAGLEAARVLGERGHRVVVLEAADAPGGQVRLASSAPRRRDLIGIVDWRVAEAKHAGVDFRFGMYAERDQVLAEEPDLVVVATGGMPNRTFLAEGQGLVSDSWDVMEGNVRAGGDVLLYDDNGAEPGMDAAEKLALAGARVHYVTPERALAPLVGSMNSPAYLRAFALHDVQVRLAHRLTGVRQVDGRLVASLHSEYGGQTLEQPVDRVVVEHGTLPNDELYRDLVPGSSNLGEVDHRALLAGTPQQVTTNPDGRYQLFRIGDAVASRNIHAAIYDALRLCHTA; encoded by the coding sequence ATGGCACTGCTCGACCCCCTGCTGGAACCGTTCCGGATCAAGGGAGTGACGTTGCGCAACCGCATCGTCAGCACCTCGCACGAGCCTGCCTACTCCGAGGACGGCCTGCCCACGGACCGCTACCGCGCCTACCACGTCGAGAAGGCCCGCGGCGGGATCGGGCTGACCATGATCGGTGGCTCCGCGGTGGTCGCGCCGGACAGCCCGCCGGCCTTCGGCAACCTGCAGCTGCACCGCGACGAGATCGTGCCCTGGCTCGCGCGGCTGGTCGAGGAGGTGCACGAGCACGGGGCCGCCGTGATGACCCAGGTCACCCACCTGGGCCGGCGCAGCAGCAACTTCTCCGGGGAGTGGCTTCCCCTGGTCTTTCCCTCACCGCTGCGCGAGCCCGCGCACCGCTCCTTCCCGAAGGTGGCCGAGGAGTGGGACCTGGACCGGATCGTGCGGGACTACGCCAGCGCCGCCGAGCGCTGCGTCGCGGCGGGCCTGGACGGCATCGAGCTGCAGCACTGGGGCCACCTGATGGACGCCTTCCTCTCCCCCGCCACCAACCACCGGACCGACGACTACGGCGGCTCGCTGGAACACCGGATGGCCTTTCCCCGGCGGGTGATCCAGGCGGTCCGGGCGGCGGTGGGGCAGGACTTCGTGGTCGGCATCCGGATGTCTATGGACGAGGACCGCCCCGACGGGCTGGGCAGGGAGGAGGCCCTCGCGGCGGTGCGGCACTACGTGGGCGACGGCATCGATTACCTCAACGTGGTGCACGGGACAATCGAGAGCGACGCGACCCTGGCGCGCGGGATCCCCTCGATGGGCACGCCCTCGGCGCCCTTCCTGGAGTTCGCCGGAGAGGTCCGGCGGGCGGTCGACGTCCCGGTCATGCACGCCACCCGGATCGCGGACGTGGCCACGGCCCGGCACGCGGTCCGCGCCGGGCTGGTCGACCTGGTCGGGATGACCCGGGCCCACCTGGCCGACCCGCACCTGGTGGCCAAGCTCACGGCGCACCAGGAGGACCGGATCCGTCCGTGCGTCGGGGCCAACTACTGCCTCGATGCCATCTACGAGTCGGGCGACGCGAAGTGCATCCACAACCCGGCGACCGGCCGGGAACTGTCCGTGCCGCACCGCATCCGCCCCGGCCGGGGCCCGTCGCGCCGCGCCGTCGTCGTGGGCGCCGGCCCGGCCGGGCTCGAGGCCGCCCGGGTGCTCGGCGAACGCGGCCACCGGGTGGTGGTGCTGGAGGCTGCCGATGCCCCGGGTGGCCAGGTCCGGCTCGCCTCGTCGGCCCCGCGCCGCCGCGACCTGATCGGCATCGTCGACTGGCGGGTGGCCGAGGCCAAGCACGCGGGGGTCGACTTCCGGTTCGGCATGTATGCCGAGCGGGACCAGGTGCTCGCCGAGGAGCCCGACCTGGTGGTCGTCGCCACCGGCGGTATGCCGAACCGCACCTTCCTCGCCGAGGGCCAGGGGTTGGTCAGCGACAGCTGGGACGTGATGGAGGGCAACGTCCGGGCCGGCGGCGACGTGCTGCTCTACGACGACAACGGCGCCGAGCCCGGCATGGACGCCGCGGAGAAGCTCGCCCTCGCCGGTGCGCGGGTCCACTACGTGACCCCGGAGCGGGCGCTGGCCCCGCTGGTCGGGAGCATGAACTCCCCCGCCTACCTGCGCGCCTTCGCCCTGCACGACGTGCAGGTCCGGCTCGCCCACCGGCTGACCGGGGTCCGGCAGGTCGACGGTCGGCTGGTGGCCTCGCTGCACAGCGAGTACGGCGGCCAGACCCTGGAGCAGCCGGTGGACCGCGTCGTCGTGGAGCACGGCACGCTGCCCAACGACGAGCTCTACCGGGACCTCGTCCCCGGCTCGAGCAACCTGGGCGAGGTGGACCACCGGGCGCTGCTCGCGGGCACCCCGCAACAGGTCACCACCAATCCGGACGGTCGCTACCAGCTGTTCCGGATCGGCGACGCCGTCGCCAGCCGCAACATCCACGCCGCCATCTACGACGCCCTCCGGCTCTGCCACACCGCCTGA
- a CDS encoding aromatic ring-hydroxylating oxygenase subunit alpha, whose product MTTVLPPASQPVTTDHPVTTDQPVDPAALVARRRPGYALEGPFYTSREFFDLDIDAIFAKHWIFVATEPEIPEPGDFITVELGRYSVILIRDDDGGVQALHNVCRHRGSRVLLDAKGSVGNLVCSYHQWTYAADGRLLHAGDQPPTFDKGCFGLKKVAARTLGGLIFICLSPAPPPDFDDVAERVAPYLAPHRLAETKVAAQVDLVEEGNWKLVMENNRECYHCEAGHPELTCTFFPTYGYALEEIPPRLMPAHARYLAAEAHLERACTERGMPFAPIEELQGRSTAFRVQREALDGAGESYTRDGRAASRKLLADFDTPRLGRLSLHFQPNSWFHFLADHVVTFTALPLAPDRTLVRTTWHVHRDAVEGVDYDPDILTDVWRMTNEQDGAFVGRTQAGVSSPAFEPGPYSTNEYQVDALVSWYIERLEEHLAP is encoded by the coding sequence GTGACCACCGTCCTTCCCCCCGCGTCCCAGCCCGTCACCACCGACCACCCCGTCACCACAGACCAGCCGGTCGACCCGGCGGCACTGGTCGCCCGGCGCCGCCCGGGATACGCGTTGGAGGGCCCGTTCTACACCAGTCGGGAGTTCTTCGACCTGGACATCGACGCGATCTTCGCCAAGCACTGGATCTTCGTGGCCACCGAGCCCGAGATCCCCGAGCCGGGCGACTTCATCACCGTCGAGCTCGGTCGCTACTCGGTGATCCTGATCCGGGACGACGACGGCGGGGTGCAGGCCCTGCACAACGTGTGCCGGCACCGCGGGTCCCGGGTGCTGCTGGACGCCAAGGGCTCGGTGGGCAACCTGGTCTGCAGCTACCACCAGTGGACCTACGCGGCGGACGGTCGGCTGCTCCACGCCGGCGACCAGCCGCCCACCTTCGACAAGGGATGCTTCGGCCTCAAGAAGGTCGCCGCCCGCACCCTCGGGGGCCTCATCTTCATCTGCCTCTCGCCCGCGCCGCCGCCGGACTTCGACGACGTCGCCGAACGGGTCGCGCCCTACCTGGCCCCGCACCGTCTCGCCGAGACCAAGGTCGCCGCCCAGGTCGACCTGGTGGAGGAGGGCAACTGGAAGCTGGTCATGGAGAACAACCGTGAGTGCTACCACTGCGAGGCCGGGCACCCGGAGCTGACCTGCACCTTCTTCCCGACCTACGGCTATGCGCTGGAGGAGATCCCGCCGCGGCTGATGCCCGCGCACGCGCGGTACCTCGCCGCCGAAGCCCACCTGGAACGGGCCTGCACCGAGCGCGGCATGCCGTTCGCGCCGATCGAGGAGCTGCAGGGACGGTCCACCGCGTTCCGGGTCCAGCGGGAGGCGCTGGACGGCGCCGGGGAGTCCTACACCAGGGACGGGCGCGCTGCCTCCCGCAAGCTGCTCGCCGACTTCGACACCCCACGGCTGGGACGGCTCAGCCTGCACTTCCAGCCCAACTCCTGGTTCCACTTCCTGGCCGACCACGTGGTCACCTTCACCGCGCTGCCGCTGGCACCGGACCGGACCCTGGTCCGCACCACCTGGCACGTGCACCGCGACGCGGTCGAGGGCGTCGACTACGACCCGGACATCCTCACGGACGTCTGGCGGATGACCAACGAGCAGGACGGCGCCTTCGTCGGACGCACCCAGGCAGGGGTGAGCAGCCCTGCCTTCGAGCCCGGTCCCTACTCGACCAACGAGTACCAGGTGGACGCCCTCGTCAGCTGGTACATCGAGCGACTCGAGGAGCACCTCGCACCATGA